The segment ggcgatggcggaagccaccagaattcttcgctgggcggagaatcatgtaagcgcattgtcagcagtgttcattccgggagtggacaactgggaagcagacttcctcagcagacactacctgcatccgggagagtggggacttcatcaggaagtcttcgcacagattgcaagtcggtggggactgccccaaatagacatgatggcgtcccgtctcaacaaaaagctacaaaggtattgcgccaggtcaagagaccctcaggcggtagctgtggatgccctagtgacaccgtgggtgttccagtcggtctatgtatttcctcctcttcctctcatacccaaggtgttgagaattataagaaaaagaggagtgagaacaatactcattgttccagattagccatgaaggacctggtatccggatctgcaggaaatgctcacagaagatccatggcctcttcctctaagacaggacctgttgcaacaggttccctgtctgttccaagacttgctgcatttgacggcatggcggttgaatgccggatcctagcggaaaaaggtattcaggatgaggtcattcctacgctaataaaggctaggaaagacgtgacatctaaacattatcaccgaatatggagaaaatatgtttcttggtgtgaggccaggaatgctcctacggaagcatTCCATCTAGGCCGGTTACTTCACTTCctataaactggagtgaatttgggcctaaaattagtctccattaaagttcagatttcggccttatccatttttctttcaaaaggaattggcctctctacctgaagtacagagttttgtgaagggagtactgcatattcagcctccttttgtacctccggtggcgccttgggaccttaacgtggtgttacggttccttaagtcacattggtttgaaccacttaaaacagtggagttgatatatctcacttggaaggtggtcatgttgttggccttggcttcggctaggcgagtttcggaattagcggctttatcacgtaaaagcccctatctggttttccatatggatagagcggaattgcggacccgtcctcaattcctacctaaggtggtctcatcctttcatatgaaccaacctgtggtcgtgcctgtggctacacgtggaggattccgagtcccttgatgtggtcagggctttgaagatttacgtggccagaacggctaggatcagaaaaacagaagcactgtttgtcctgtatgcagccaacaaggttggtggccctgcttcaaagcagactattgctcgctggatctgtaatacgattcagcaggcgctttctacggcaggattgccgttaccaaaatctgttaaggcccattccactaggaaggtgggctcgtcttgggcggctgcccgaggggtctctgcactacagctgtgccgagctgctacttggtcggggtcaaacacctttgcaaagttctaaaagtttgataccctggctgaggaggacctcctgtttgctcaatcggtgctgcagagtcatccgcactctcctgcccgtttgggagctttggtataatccccatggtccttacggagtcccagcatcctctaggacgttagaaaataagattttaaacctaccggtaacatttttttctcatagtccgtagaggatgctgggcgcccgtcccaagtgcggactacttctgcaagacttgtatatagttattgctttcataagggttgtgttatagtttcgtcggttttggacagatatgttgtggtttcatactgttaactagatagtatatcacaggttatacggtgtgattggtatgaatcttgcccttagattaacaaaaaaacctttcctcgtactgtccgtctcctctgggcacagtttctctaactgaggtctggaggaggggcatagagggaggagccagtgcacacccatacctaaagtctcttaaagtgcccatgtctcctgcggagcctgtctatccccatggtccttacggagtcccagcatcctctacggactgtgagaaaaagatttaccggtaggtttaaaatcttatttctctgacgtcctagtggatgctgggaactccgtaaggaccatggggaatagcgggctccgaaggaggctgggcactctagaaagatttgactacctggtgtgcactggctcctcccactatgaccctcctccaagcctcagttagattttgtgcccggccgaggttggatgcacactaggggctctcctgagcctttagaaagaaagatagaattaggttttttattttcagtgagacctgctggcaacaggctcactgcagcgagggactaaggggagaagaagcgaacctgcctacttgcagccagcttgggcttcttaggctactggacaccattagctccagagggatcgaccgcaggcccagccttggtgttcggtcccggagccgcgccgccatcccccttacagagccagaagcaagaagaggtccggaaaatcggcggcagaagacatcagtcttcaccaaggtagcgcacagcactgcagctgtgcgccattgctcctcacacacacttcacactccggtcactgagggtgcagggcgctggtggggggcgccctgagaagcaataataacaccttggctggcaaaaataccacaatatatagccccagaggctatatatgtggaaaatacccctgccagaatataggaaaaagcgggagagtagtccggaaaaggggcggagctatctccctcagaacactggcgccatttctccttcacagatccgcaggaaggaagctccctggctctcccctgcagtctacactacagaaaagggtaaaaaagagagggggggcactgaatttaggcgcagtatacaatttatatagaaaaagcagctataggggacataactcagtccctgcattatatagcgctctggtgtgtgctggcatactctcactgtccccccaaagggcttttgtgggtcctgtcctctgttggagcattccctgtgtgtgcggtgtgtcggtacggctgtgtcgacatgtttgaggattatgatgtggagacggagcagatgcctttagaagggatgtctgcccctgcggggcagacacctgagtggttgagcttatggaaagaaatgagtgcacgtatagactccttacataagaaatttgacgacatgccaaatgtgggacagccgacttctcagctcgtgcctgtccaggcgtcgcacaggtcatcaggggctctaaaacgcccgctacctcagaccgcagacccagatgtcgacactgatactgacaccagtgtcgacgactgagtctaacctgatgcccactaaggccattcactgcatgattgaggcaatgaaagaggtgttacacatttctgatataaatacaggtaccactaaaaagggtattatgtttggggagaaaaaactacctgtagtttttcccccatcagatgaattaaatgaagtgtgtgaagaagcgtgggctttccctgataaaaaattggtaattcctaagaaggtactaatggcgttccctttcccgccagaggataggtcacgttgggaaacacctcttagggtggataaagcgctcacacgtttgtctaaaaaggtggcactaccatctccggatacggccgccctcaaggaacctgctgatagaaagcaggaggcgatcctgaagtctgtatatacacactcaggcattatacttaggccagctattgcgtcagcttggatgtgcagtgctgccgctgcgtggtcagataaactgtcagaaaatattgacacattagacagacacgatcctgctaaccatagaccatatcaaagactcagtcttatatatgagagatgcacagagggaaatctgccgactggcatcaaaagtaagtgcattgtccatttctgctaggagaggcttatggactcgccagtggacaggagatgcagattctaaaaggcacatggaagttttgccatataagggtgaggaattatttggggatggtctctcggacctagtttccacagcaacgtctgggaagtcagcatttttaccccatgtcccctcacagcctaagaaggcgccgttttatcaggttcagtcctttcggacccagaaaaacaggcgtggaaaaggcgggtcttttctgtccagaggcagaggtaggggaaaggctgcaacaaacagcaggttcccaggagcaaaagtcctcccccgcttcttcttccaagtccgccgcatgacggtggggctccacaggcggagccaggtacggtggggggccgcctcaagaatttcagcgatcagtgggctcgctcacaggtggatccctggatccttcaaatagtatctcaggggtacaaactggaattcgaggcgtctccaccccaccggttcctaaaatctgccttgccgattgcttcctcagacagggaggcggtgctagcggcaattcacaagctgtattcccagcaggtgataatcaaggtacccctacttcaacaaggggttactattccacactatttgtggtaccgaaaccggacggttcggtgagacccattttaaatttgaaatccttgaacacatacataaaaagattcaagttcaagatggaatcgctcagggcggttattgcaagcctggacgagggggattacatggtatccctggacatcaaggatgcttacttgcatgtccccatttaccatcctcaccaggagtacctcagatttgtggtacaggattgccattaccaattccagacgctgacgtttggactgtccacggcaccgagggtatttaccaaggttatggcggaaatgatgatactccttcgaaaaaagggagttttaattatcccgtacttggacgatctcctaataaaagcgaggtccaaggaacagttggtgggagtagcactatctcaggaggtgctgcaccagcacggctggattctgaatatcccaaagtcacagctggttccgacgacacggctactgttcctgggtatgattctggatacagtccagaaaagtgtttctcccggaggagaaagccagggagttgtcatctctagtcagagacctcctgaaaccaaaacaggtatcggtgcatcgctgcacgcgggtcctgggaaagatggtggcttcttacgaagcaattcccttcggcaggttccatgccagaatctttcagtgggacctgttggaccagtggtccggatcgcatcttcagatgcatcgcttaataaccctgtctccaagaaccagggtgtctctactgtggtggctgcagagtgcccatcttctagagggccgcaggttcggcatacaggactgggtcctggtgaccacggatgccagccttcgaggctggggtgcagtcacacagggaagaaacttccaaggactatggtcgagtcaggagacttcccttcacatattctggaactaagggccatctacaatgccctaagtcaagcaaaatccctgctcctacaccagccggtgctgatccagtcagacaacatcacggcagtcgcccatgtaaatcgacagggaggcacaagaagcaggatggctatggcagaagccacaagaattctccgatgggcggagaatcatgtactagcactgtcagcagtgttcattccgggagtggacaactgggaagcagacttcctcagcagacacgacctccacccgggagagtggggacttcatccagaagttttccagatgctggtaaaccgttgggaaaaaccacaggtggacatgatggcgtcccgcctcaacaaaaagttaaaaagatattgcgccaggtcaagggaccctcaggcgatagctgtggacgctctggtgacaccgtgggtgtaccagtcggtttatgtgttccctcctctgcctctcataccaaaggtattgcgaataataagaaagcgaggagtaaacacaattctcgtggtaccggattggccaagacgagcgtggtacccggaacttcaagagatgctctcagaggacccgtggcctctaccgctcagacaggacctgctacagcaggggccctgtctgttccaagacttaccgcggctgcgtttgacggcatggcggttgaacaccggatcctgaaggaaaagggttttccggaagaagtcattcctacgcttattaaggccaggaaagatgttacagcaaagcattatcaccgcatatggcggaaatatgttgcatggtgcgaggcaaaaaaggccccaaaagaggaatttcagctgggtcgatttctgcatttcctgcaagcaggagtgaatatgggcctaaagctaggctccattaaagtacagatctcggctctgtcgattttctttcaaaaagaactagcttcagtacctgaagttcagacatttgtgaaaggagtgctgcatattcagcccccgtttgtgccccctgtggcaccttgggatctcaacgtggtgttgagtttcttaaaatcacattggtttgagccactaaaaatcgtggatctaaaatatctcacgtggaaagtggtcatgttattggccttggcttcagccaggcgagtgtcagaattggcggctttatcatgtaaaagcccttatctgattttccatatggatagggcagaattgaggactcgtccccagtttctacctaaggtggtgtcagcatttcacctgaaccagcctattgtggtgcctgcggctactaaggatttggaggactccaagttgctagacgttgtcggggccctgaaaatgtttccaggatggctggagtcagaaaatctgactcgctgtttatcctgtatgcacccaacaagctgggtgctcctgcttccaagcagactattgctcgctgaatttgtagtacaattcagcttgcacattctgtggcaggcctgccacagccaaaatctgtaaatgcccattccacaaggaaagtgggctcatcttgggcggctgcccgaggggtctcggctttacaactttgccgagcagctacttggtcaggggcaaacacgtttgcaaaattctacaaatttgataccctggctgaggaggacctggagttctctcattcggtgctgcagagtcatccgcactcccgcccgtttgggagctttggtataatccccatggtccttacggagttcccagcatccgctaggacgtcagagaaaattaagaatttactcaccggtaattctatttctcgtagtccgtagtggatgctgggcgcccatcccaagtgcggattgtctgcaatacttgtaaatagttattgttaactaaagggttattgttgagccatctgagaggctcagtttttcatactgtcaaactggatatagtatcacgagttgtacagtgtggctggtatgagtcttacccgggattcaaaatccttccttattatgtcagctcgtccgggcacagtgtcctaactgaggcttggaggagggtcatagtgggaggagccagtgcacaccaggtagtcataaatctttctagagtgcccagcctccttcggagcccgctattccccatggtccttacggagttcccagcatccactacggactacgagaaatagaattaccggtgagtaaattcttattttttgttcatactgttaactggttgggtATATTCCAgtttatatggtgtgggctggtttgaATCTTAGAAAAGTGTATGGTTCTTGTGTAGTACAGGAGCCAAAAAAGAAAGactgtctcttctggggcacacttttattgaaAATTATGTGGTCTTGTAatacttaaaatataacttttattagtaaccctcttaaaaaaaaaaaaaaaaaaaaaaaaaaatggctgagGCAAAGGAGAAAATAATACTAATAGCAACAATTATCATAAAGTTGTCTAACCAAATAGACATCAAATTTGGTGATACATAATTTCGCCCAAAGAGCTGTCATGTCAAACTTGTATCACCAAATTTGATGTCTCTTTGGATAGCAACAATCATAAAGTTGTCTATCATTAGTATTTTCTCCTTTGCCTCAGCCATTTTTTTTTTAAGAgggttactaataaaagttatattaagTATTACAAGACCACATAATTttcaataaaagtgtgccccagaagagacgcATAGTCTCTCTTCTTTTTTGGCTCCTGTACTACACAAGAACCATACACTTTTCTTTGACTAGTTTACAGAACTatttctgggagcaccgccaacccagtGCCGAATACCAATTTGTTTGATATATGGCCATATGTTGGTTTATTTTAGAGCTATAGCTTTAACTGATATCATCTAAAGTACCAAGCATTTAGATTGAGTGATCCTGTGCAGACCCTTTTAGTgtactggtatgaatcttgcccttagattaacaaaaaaatcctttcctcgtacggtcggtctcctctgggcacagttccctagacggagtctggtaggaggggcatagaggaggagccagcccacactatcaatttcttagtgcccatggctcctagtggaaccgtctataacccaaggtactaaatggatccccagtatcctccacggactacgagaaaaggatttactaaaATCCCTATTTTCTGTCTGTTACTTGGGGCAGATCTAGGAGTTAAGGTGTCCCTAGCCTAGGCATAACAGTAATGGCTGCCCCCTCTTCCCAATTTTCATTTTATAAGCCCTCCTTTAATTTGTAACTTGTATAACAGAGCCCTAAACTGACATTTTTGTTAATTTTATAATTGTATACATGACATAGGACAAGTTACAGGTGCAGTATATGCAGGTTTTATCTGTCCGTTTTCAAGCTGGCATATGGTACAATAAATTATTGCTgcattgtgttgttgttttttttttttttttttttttttttttgcctaggtgaaaaatggCATTTTGCTACAGTCACAGCATAGCTAGGTACAAGTATAGTCCCCATATAATGTCACGGTACAGTAACTGTACAGTTACAGCATAGTAAGACATGTAACCGACAGTACAAGTACAGTCACAGCAATAGCAGAGACtgtttttcacctaggtgaaacaTTAGGCAGGCGCAAAAAACGCACGGCTCCGAGAATCCACACATTTCTGCACCTGTGAAATtgcatactgtttttttttttttttttttttttaatgcatttttcaccaatgcccttttactatgaaggaaaaaaaagcattGGTAAAAAAAAATGCCTCAAACAGGTGAAAACGGCCTGTaattgaatacgcaggggggtAAATTTGCAAATGCTGGAGCATATTGAAAACCCCCTAAAAGTTTAGTATTTACTGGTACATTTTGTATAGTCCATACTAAAACAAGCATCTAGGTGCTGGGATGTAACACTGAGCACCCACATGAGCCCATCCTTGTAATTCTGAAGAACCTCTagctactgtgcatgtgtggtctGCTGACCATGCATATACAGCGACTGTTGCTTGGGCCCTCTGCTTTCTAAGTCTacaatctgtagcccataggccagAAGTTCTCAAATacagtcttcaaggcaccccactggtccaggttttaggtagatCTATGgctaagcacagatggttaaatcaaattgactgaggtactaattaagtgacttgtggccaagcatggataaactttaaaacctggaccatgttTTGAGAACCTGCCACAGGTTGTAACAGGCTAACTCCATCTTTAGATATTGTTGGGTGgtgcagcactaggctgatgcaatACAGCCAGAGCAGAAATCGCCAGAAGGGCTTTACCACCTCTATGGTGACTAACAATGCAATTTTCTGCACAGAAAACTATAAAACTTGTGACACTGTGACGATATCGCTTCGGTTTTATATTGCTACATTCCCTATCAATACAATATATTGACTGCATATATCATTCTAAAAAGCTGcggcagtttaaaaaaaataaataaaaataacccaTCTGTCAAACACTACCTGGGTTTTTTCTTTCCATGTCATGTTTAACCACTCTTCATTATACTTGACAGATGATCACAAGCAATCTGGATATCTTCTCTTCAATCAGTCCACCTTTGGATGAAACCACACTTGTTTCTTCCTGTGCTGCACCACCCAAGGTTACAGGACTGTCCTCCTTACGATACAAGACTGAGCTCTGCAACAGATATACAGAAAGTGGCTTCTGCCCTTACAAAAATAACTGCCAATTTGCCCATGGCCTGAGTGACCTCCGCCCACCATTTCAGCACCCAAAATACAAGACTGAGTTATGTCGTTCCTTCCATTTGCTTGGCACCTGCAACTATGGCCAGCGCTGTCTGTTTATACATGGTGATGGTGAGCGGAGGGAAATACCTGACACAATCCGACTTCGGCAACGACGTTTAGCGCCTTTTCACAGCAAAAAGCAATGTCGTCTCTTGCGCTCCCCTTTCGGCTGCCCTTATGGTTTGAATTGTCTATTTCAGCACCCACGGGCTGTTCGCGATGTCTGCCGTCACTTTGCTGCACTTGGTGTCTGTCCATATGGTGTCCACTGTCTCTTTAAGCACACCCCACCTCCAGACCGCTGGGGAGTGGGAAGCAATGCTGGAAGTGGGTCCATTTCTCCTTCTGAAACAGATACTGATGCTGGGAATGATCTTTTCAGTGACTCCTCGGCTAACAATGCTTTTAACTTTTCAAGTCTGCTCTTACCACTTGCCCTTCGTCTACAGATCCTGGGAGAAGAGGACCTATCTGTGAGGAGTCCTCCACACTTTACAGAGGATGAAAGCTCCCAGGGACTAGACTCTTCTTGACAAGCTACTAGATACATGTATCATATGGTGGCACTTCTAACCTGACTTTGTTCAGGGTCTGTTTTTAAATGGAAGAGCTAATTGCTTTAATGAATGCCAATATGGCTCTTatgtaaataaatgtttaaattatTCCTTTATCCCTATATGTAATTTTAATATTTCTAATGGACCTTGATTAGGTGTTTTTATTGGACAAGATGTGTTTATATCACTAATTAAAACCAGTTTCTAGTAAACATTGTGTACTTTTTTAACTTTAAAAAGTTCATCTCTGTTCCTGCTCTCGAGACTGATTTGTTCAAGCAATGTGACCTGTGTCCAGCACTCCCCCTGCTGGAGTACGCATTGTATCctgcgtacacactatacaatattgcAACGAACCAGCTGCTATCAGATGGATTGTAtgcaatattgcatagtgtgtacagaTTTTACGTTTCCCTTCCTTCATGGTCACAGGGATGCACCATACCATGCGGTAAAAAATAGAAGCACCAGTTGAGATGGAACCTGTAATTCAGCCCATGTCCAAAAGGCTGAAAGACCTACCAACCTAAGTCCTACAGTTAGGGTTGTACTAAAGTTACTTGAATTAATAAACTGGGTAGATCGTAGAGTATATATTTTCACCTCCTGTTATAGAGGCTTTAGGAGGTTTGGTGCCCCTTCACAAGATACAGATGTATCTTTCTCATTGCACCTGGCTTGCTGTGATGTGTGGGCACATGCAAATAATGATACCCACTATTTATAGGCTCTGCATTGTTTGGGTGTGACTACTTGCTCCCAGGCACACTAAATTGCTGCCGCAATACGTGCATGTACATAACTGCTGAGGATTGCTACATCTATGTGACATTACTTTCCTAGCAGAAAGAAATTAGAACACTGGTGTAAAACTCGGTCTAAGGAAATATTGCAGCATGCTGAGTGGTACAAAGATTTaggtggacatttactaagcagtgataagagcggagacgtgagcaaattgagaggttgcccatggcaaccaatcagcggtgaagtaacatctataaattTGCGTACTACAAAATTATGCAGAGCTGCTGATTACATgttgcctcatcaaccaatcagcagctctgcataattttatagtatgcaaatttataGATTACAGAGGTGAGTGTGCGGTCAACGGCTGCCGGTATAGGGATGGTTAGGCCCTAAAAAAAAAAGTGGATCTAGGATAAGAATATATACTAACAACAATTGGACTCGCACACTCCTGCAGGATCCTCCTAAGTGCTATCATCTGGATACCCTGGACATACACCCCTGCTGCTACTGGATCTCGGTTTGCAATtggagaaccaaggggactttgtACTAAGAAACCGGGTAATATCCACAATTTAATTGCATTGAGGAATGAGTCCTAGTCGGAAATAAGTAATATTTGTTTAATGGGGATAtattgctgtgcgtattcgcaagcatagcgactcatcagtgtggcgtttggatgttctctctatgtaatatttttgacttcgacagattcggcaccaacaggctaaaagctttgactgttcccaggatgttagcgctgcctcctctatatccccgactccaggcactggagcttagttttgttaaccagtccaatgcagtagcaggtacgagacgataacagttagtagccacatacactacagtctcacgacaggagaaggtagcagcagctaatgccatacaaacccaaagaagctaagtgcgtcagggtgggtgccctgtggaacccagtgtacctcgcagaaagatttaacaaaggtaagttcttaccataaatctccttttctgctgcggggtacactggggttccacagggataacatcagggatgtcctaaagcagttcctcataggagggaacgcactgtagcgggcacaagaacccggcgtccaaaggagccatcctgggaagcggaagtatcaaaggcatagaacctgatgaacatgttcactgaggaccatgtagccgccttgcacaattgttcaagggtcaaaccacggcgggccgcccaagaaggtccaacagaccgagtagaatgggctttgatggtagcaggagctggaaggccagcctgtacataagcatgtgcaatcaccattctaatccatctggccaaggtctgcttattagcaggccagctgcgtttgtgaaaaccaaaaagaacaaagagaatcagatttcttaAGCGAAGctgtcttcacataaatacggagagcccgtaccacatccaaagaccgctctttggggggacaaaccaggagaggtaaatgccggaaccacaatctcctggttaaggtggaaagatgacaccaccataggcagataaccagggtgagttctaagaaccgcctggtcatggtgaaaaatcagaaagggtgaccgacaggacaaggtacccaagtctgaaacccgtctagcagaggcaatagccagcaagaacaagaccttaagagtaagccacttcaggtccacagattcaagaggttcaaacggagacgcttgtaaggcgtccagaacattcaacaaatcccaaggagccacaggcgggacgtagggaGGTTAAATCtataaaacaccctgagtaaatgtatgaacatcaggcagagtcgcaatttttctctgaaaccatatcggcaaggcagaaat is part of the Pseudophryne corroboree isolate aPseCor3 chromosome 11, aPseCor3.hap2, whole genome shotgun sequence genome and harbors:
- the LOC134970049 gene encoding mRNA decay activator protein ZFP36L2-like is translated as MDVIGVTKMITSNLDIFSSISPPLDETTLVSSCAAPPKVTGLSSLRYKTELCNRYTESGFCPYKNNCQFAHGLSDLRPPFQHPKYKTELCRSFHLLGTCNYGQRCLFIHGDGERREIPDTIRLRQRRLAPFHSKKQCRLLRSPFGCPYGLNCLFQHPRAVRDVCRHFAALGVCPYGVHCLFKHTPPPDRWGVGSNAGSGSISPSETDTDAGNDLFSDSSANNAFNFSSLLLPLALRLQILGEEDLSVRSPPHFTEDESSQGLDSS